The following are encoded together in the Pseudoalteromonas shioyasakiensis genome:
- a CDS encoding chorismate--pyruvate lyase family protein, translated as MITFPVSLAANWQPASAFPDLTQQQQGWLLEAGSLTAKLKSHCQAFSVEVLNEAPFDLTAEQQALLNTSLSQALNREVLLLCDGKPMVYAQSWLPADDTLKKQQLLSMGTRPLGDVIFQDPSLSRTEIEVAEFSQQHAIQALTSEIGFSSQPLWGRRSVFSLSNAHFLVAEVFLPGAYIYL; from the coding sequence GTGATCACATTCCCAGTTTCATTAGCTGCAAATTGGCAGCCTGCTTCAGCATTTCCAGATTTGACGCAACAACAGCAAGGTTGGTTGCTTGAAGCTGGGTCATTAACAGCCAAGCTTAAAAGTCACTGTCAGGCTTTTTCAGTTGAAGTTTTAAACGAAGCACCCTTTGACCTAACCGCCGAGCAACAAGCGTTACTCAATACCTCTCTAAGTCAGGCATTAAATCGCGAAGTGTTACTTCTATGCGATGGTAAACCAATGGTTTATGCACAAAGCTGGTTGCCGGCAGATGATACATTAAAAAAGCAGCAGTTACTAAGTATGGGAACAAGGCCGCTTGGTGATGTTATTTTTCAAGACCCAAGCTTATCGCGCACAGAAATAGAAGTTGCTGAGTTTTCACAGCAGCACGCTATCCAAGCTTTAACATCTGAAATTGGCTTCTCTTCACAACCACTGTGGGGAAGACGCAGTGTTTTTAGCTTATCTAATGCTCATTTTCTCGTGGCTGAAGTATTCTTACCTGGAGCGTATATTTACCTATGA
- the ubiA gene encoding 4-hydroxybenzoate octaprenyltransferase: MKLAALKVAHIPYYKQLMRTDKPIGTLLLLWPTYWALWLAELGTPSLLNFVVFSLGVFVMRSAGCVINDFADRKIDGSVKRTAQRPLAAGLVSSGEALSLFVLLIVVAFGLVLTLGWSTILLSLGALALAFCYPFMKRYTQLPQVVLGAAFSWAIPMAYMASIGSVPLEAWLLFTANLVWTVAYDTMYAMVDRDDDLKIGVKSTAILFASYDRHIIFLLNALFIAILAYIGMSNHLGLPYWLGLAAAVGFLLYQQTLIHKRERDPCFKAFLNNHYVGLVIFIGMAASLPLPF, encoded by the coding sequence ATGAAGCTAGCTGCACTTAAGGTCGCACATATACCTTACTATAAACAGTTAATGCGTACCGATAAGCCAATTGGCACCTTGTTACTATTGTGGCCAACTTATTGGGCGCTATGGCTTGCTGAGCTTGGCACGCCGAGCTTATTAAATTTTGTGGTTTTTAGTTTGGGCGTCTTTGTGATGCGCAGTGCTGGGTGTGTAATTAATGACTTTGCCGATCGTAAAATAGATGGTTCAGTTAAGCGCACAGCCCAGCGACCGCTTGCAGCAGGTTTGGTATCAAGTGGTGAAGCTCTGAGCTTATTTGTATTGCTTATTGTGGTGGCGTTTGGTTTAGTGTTAACACTCGGGTGGTCAACGATATTATTGTCGTTGGGAGCGTTAGCACTGGCGTTTTGTTATCCATTTATGAAGCGCTACACGCAACTACCGCAAGTTGTGCTTGGTGCTGCATTCAGCTGGGCTATTCCAATGGCCTATATGGCATCAATTGGCTCAGTGCCATTAGAAGCCTGGCTATTATTTACCGCGAATCTTGTTTGGACTGTGGCTTATGACACTATGTATGCCATGGTTGATCGAGATGATGATTTAAAGATTGGCGTTAAATCAACGGCAATCTTGTTTGCCAGCTATGACAGACACATCATCTTTTTACTCAATGCCTTGTTTATTGCGATTCTTGCTTACATAGGTATGAGTAATCACCTTGGCTTGCCTTATTGGCTGGGCTTAGCTGCAGCGGTGGGTTTTTTACTTTATCAACAAACGCTTATTCATAAACGAGAGCGAGATCCTTGCTTCAAAGCATTTTTGAATAACCATTATGTAGGGTTAGTGATTTTTATCGGTATGGCAGCATCCTTGCCACTGCCATTTTAA
- a CDS encoding 2OG-Fe(II) oxygenase — protein sequence MTAPLITDTYLDAIERTGYAVVENAIDESLIADLIADCYRINPHFHTAGIGRLNDQQIDKTVRKDKTFWFDSSSQAQITYLATMEAIKTQLNRGFYLGLFDYECHYAKYQQGDFYKKHYDAFKGRSNRIFTTVCYLNTPESGGELVIYKPKSKDIEIVIKPQAGLLVMFESERFMHEVLPANDVRYSIAGWFRKNASISGIIDPPR from the coding sequence ATGACCGCACCGCTGATTACCGACACATACTTAGATGCTATTGAACGTACAGGATATGCTGTTGTTGAAAACGCGATTGATGAAAGCTTAATTGCTGATTTAATTGCCGATTGCTATCGCATTAACCCGCATTTTCATACCGCAGGTATTGGCCGATTAAACGACCAACAAATAGATAAAACCGTGCGTAAAGATAAAACCTTTTGGTTTGATAGCTCAAGCCAAGCACAAATTACTTATCTTGCGACCATGGAAGCGATAAAGACACAGTTAAACCGTGGCTTCTATTTAGGCTTATTTGATTATGAATGCCATTATGCAAAGTATCAACAAGGTGACTTTTATAAAAAGCACTATGATGCCTTCAAAGGCCGTTCGAATCGCATTTTTACAACGGTTTGTTACTTAAATACGCCAGAGTCTGGCGGTGAATTGGTGATCTACAAACCAAAAAGTAAAGACATTGAAATAGTCATTAAACCTCAAGCGGGCTTATTGGTTATGTTTGAAAGCGAACGCTTTATGCATGAAGTATTACCCGCAAACGATGTACGCTACTCTATTGCGGGCTGGTTCAGAAAAAATGCCTCAATCAGCGGCATTATCGACCCACCAAGGTAA